From the Jilunia laotingensis genome, the window ACTTTTGTATTGTTGAATATCATTAATCCACCTTCCGGCAGATATTCGGGGAGGGAAGTGAAGCGGTCTTCCGCCACTTCGCCATGGCGGTAAACAAGCAATTTGGACTGGTCGCGTACAGGCAACGGGAATTTGGCGATACGTTCTTCCGGTAGCGGATAGTTGTATTCACTGATGCGGATATGTTTTGGGTTTTCTTTCATCTTTTTCTTTCTTTGCAACCGCAAAAGTAGCTATATTTGCCCTAATTTGTAGATTGTAAACAGCTAAATTATAAACGTAAAGATGAAAATAGGTGATAAAGTCCGCTTTCTGAGTGAAGTGGGAGGTGGAATCGTGAAGGGATTTCAGGGAAAGGAGATCGTTTTAGTCGAGGATGCCGATGGATTTGACATACCGATGCAGGTTCGCGAGTGTGTGGTTATCGAGACGGATGACTATAATATGGTGAAACGCCCGTCGGCTTCTCCGAAAAAGGTAGAAGAGCCGGTGAAACCTGTGAAACCGGAAATGCCTACCGTGCAACGCCAGCCGGAGATGCGTGGCGGAGATGCCTTGAATGTTTTCCTGGCATTTATCCCCGAAGATGTAAAGGCTATCAGCAGTACTCCTTTTGAAGCCTATCTGGTGAACGATAGTAATTACTATTTGTACTACACTTATCTTAGTGCCGAGGGAAAGGCATGGAAGAACCGTTCCCACGGTCTGATCGAACCTAACATGAAGTTCTTTCTGGAAGATTTTACTAAGGATGCGCTCAATGAACTGGAACGGGTGGCTGTGCAGTTCATTGCTTTTAAAGACGGACGGACTTTTTCACTGAAGCCTGCCGTTAGTGTGGAGTTACGCATCGATACGGTGAAGTTTTATAAATTGCATACGTTCCGTGAATCGGACTTCTTTGAGGAGCCGGCATTGATTTATGACATCGTGGTCAACGATGTTCCTGCCAAACAAGTGTATGTTTCGGCCGAGGACATACAGGTTGCTTTGTTGCAGAAGAAGGATGCCGACAAACCTAAATCACAGCCCATCGTTAAGCGTAGCAACTCGAATGGTATTATCGAGATCGATCTGCATATCAATGAGCTATTGGATGATACTAAGGGGATGAGCAATGGTGAGATATTGAACTACCAGTTGGATAAGTTCCGTGAAGTCATGGAGAAATACCGGAGCAAGCGTGAACAGAAGATTGTCTTCATCCATGGCAAAGGTGACGGGGTGCTTCGCAAAGCGTTGCTTGATGAGTTGAAGCGTAAATATGCCACTTGCCGTTATCAGGATGCCTCTTTTCAAGAATATGGTTTCGGGGCTACGTTGGTGACGATCCGTTAATTGGGGGGATGAGATAAAGAAGGGTGCCGGCAGTTAAACTACCGACACCCTTTCCACATCTATCTATTAATCAATTTACTTGCTCAATTCAATACCTTTATTCTTAAGGGTTACATTCAACAATGCAGCATATTTTGAATACTGTGCATCTGTGAGCGTTCTTTTCATTAATTTCAGGTTTCCATAAACGGCATTGTGCAATTTGCTTTCCTTGTTTTTCTTCGCTGTGGTAGCGCGTCCCATCTGATCTGTGAAATACTCGCAGATGTTGGATACTTCTTCGCTCTGTGCAGAAGTCAAGTTCAGATATTTGCCCAATTTATTGACGTTAATTTTACCTTCCCATTTTGCAGCCGTAGGTTGATTGCCTGCTGCAAAAGTAGTAGCAGCCAGGCAGAGTGCCGCCACTAATGTTAATCCTATTCTTTTCATAATACCTACTGTTAAATTGTTATTCCTAAAAACTAATCCTGAAAACTAAATCTAATACCTATTGAAAGTAGATTAAAGCGCTTAATCTTTCTTTTTACCTATGCAAATATAGGAATATGTTTTAGAACATAAAAGTAATTGGGCAATAAAGTATGCTTTATAACATCATTTCTTGATGTATATCAAGAAATGATGTTATAAAAGGTCGGTATAATACAGTTTTTGTAACCTTTTTGTAATAGAAATGCCTAAATGGAACAGAATAATGTCACTAGGAAGGGGACACTGAAATCCACAATGAAACCGTGAAAGATGGAAACGATCACAAATTTCTGTCCCGAGCAGCGGGTAATGATCGGAAGGGTGGTATCCATCGTTGTCGCTCCTCCCACGGAAATGGGGGCAAGCCGTCCGAAGTACTTTACGAGCAGCGGTGCGCACAGCAACGCAATTATTTCACGCATGATGTTCGACAGCAAAGCGATGGTTCCCAGTTCTGCTCCTTTATATTCGGTGATGAATATGCTGGAGAGGGAATAATAACCGAAACCGGAACCTACCGCCATGCAATCTGCTGCCGAACGATGACCTAGGAAGAGACTGACGACTGCACACCCGGACAGTGTGCCCAGTATGGTCATGACGGGCAGTAATACCAAACGTGGGTTCAGCGAGCGGAAGCTTTTAAGCGTGTTCGGATCGTTTCCGATGCTGATGCCTACAGAGAACATCAGGGCGCATAACGCATAATAACTCATGTTATCGGTCGTAAAACCGGGTGGAAGTAGATCGTACAATCCGCAAAGAGTCCCCAAAAGGAAGAAAGAGACGATGATGAGACTGCCTTTCATGATTGCACCTCCTTGCCATTCATTGCGTTTGCATCGTCATGTCTCACCGGATTTATAGCATTGTCCTTTTTATTCCTTATATATAGGAAATACCACAGCACCCATGCCGCCAATGTGCTTCCGGCTACGGCTGCCAATGTGATGATGAATGCTTCCAGTCCGATGCTGTGAAGCCCTCGGATAATAGCTTGGTTCCCACCTACATCAATGCCCAGCAGGAAAAGCAATAACCATATCAGCAGGGTGATGATCCGGTGTATCCATGACAACTTTTTATTTCGTAACAGATAGCCGGTGAGCATACCTGTCAGCATGATTCCGATAATAGTGAACATCTCTTTTGTGTTTTTGTCCGGCAAAGATAGTCTTTTCTTACGGGCTTGCCAGTACCAGGTTGATTTCCCGGCTGATATTTTCAACAATTTCTTTAGTGGCTTGCGACAGGCATTCCGCCATTGTGTTCAGACAGGCTTCATTGGCTTGTACCGAATCTTCAAATCCGTGCTGCGGTCCTTCTTGCGAATGGTTGACGCGATAGGTTTTGTCCAGTAGGCAATCTTCCCCTCTTGTCAGTCGCAGGACGATGGAAAGGTCGGTGTTTGCCATTCCGGCACGATGATTGGGGAAGACAATATATCCCGGATCAAACCAGATCATGCTGCTTTCAATCAGATTGATTTTCCCCCGAGTTTGATTGCAGACGATCTTGACTGCGAGGTGATACACAGAATCCGGAGCTTCTCCTTTGCTGTTATCGATCAGGTTGAAACTGGTACTGCTGTTACATTCGGACAACAAAGCTTCTGTCAGGAACTCGCGGTAGGTCTGTGTCAGTGAACTCTCGCCCAACCGCACGGTGAAGCGGTTCTTTTCGTAATTGAATAACAGGAGCGGAACGGCAAAAGCACCTTTTTTCTTAACCGTAGTGTAATAGTCCAGATTGGAGTAATCGATGAAATCCAGATAAACTGTTTTATTTACGCTCCCCAGATATTCGGGGGACGTTAGCTCATAAAACAGGCTCACTTTTATCGGATTGATCTCTTTCTGCATGCTACGGCTGCTGCGGCAGGAGCAGAAGAGGAGACAGGACAGGAAGAGCAATAATGCTGGTTTCATGATACTGTAGGGCGTTTTCTGTTTGACTTTCTATTATTGATAACTATCGTACGCTTTGTCCGAGAGATTGAGCTTGACGCTTGTCTCCGTACTGATGCTTACGATGCCTACCCCGCCATGTACGTTGCTGGCGAAGGTAAGGGGTTCCATAAGTGTGGCATCATATGCATCGGAATCGATCACGTTGAGAGCTTTGAAGTATTGGTAATCGGTCTCACTGATGCTGAGCAAGCGCACGTAACAATCCATCCATTCGCGTTTTAACGTATGCGACCAGAAAAGGTAGGGTAGATTGTTGGTATCCATATAGACGGTCATGGTGTAGGTTTGTCCGGATATACGGCTGTCATCGAAGATTCCATAGATGTTGAGAGGTTGGTCGAACATGGAGTTGTCATTGTCGGACATGGAAGGATGCCCGTCTGTCAGAACCATATCTTCGCGAGTGATTATTTTATAGTTTTGCTTCATTACCAATGTGTCTTTGGGGATTCTTCCATCCAAGGTGGCTTCTAGGCATGCACGGCGTTCGAGTACCAGCCGATAAAAATTCTTCTCACCGGGATGGTCGGCAAAAGTGATGCGGAAGCGTAGTTTGTTTTCGTAATAATTATCGTATATGTTGACGGGAATAGTCACCGTATCTACTTGGGTAATGGGTAACGGTGGTTGCGGGACGGTGACTTCCGCCCATGCATGATGTACACCGTCTCCGGTGCGTGCATCGATGCGGACTTTGTCGCCAGGATTGAACTTGCTGGTGATGCGGAAGCGTTTCTGGGTATCTCTGAAATCACCGGTCGGGAAAGGGATTGGTTGGGGGCTTTCTACAAGTGCATCGTTGATCCGGACTTCTACGGTTGCATCCGTTACGTCACTTATTACGGTCGAACCTGTCAGGTTCAGTAATAATACGTTATTTGTGCTGTCAGCGTTGATAAAAGCGTTCATGATGAGCCGGGGAGGCTTGGCGGCTTTGTTGAAGGGGATTTCGTTTTCGCAACTGCTACACAGAATAATGAGTAGCAGGGCGAGTATCGAAGTGAAGATATATTTGGCTGTCATAAGGCTTAGAATTTATATGTGTAAGTAATGGATGGAATACAGGGTAATATCGTTAGTTTGGTAATCTTACGTTTTCTGGGAGTGTACCGGTAATATACATTTCCGTCTTCCTGATTTTTGACATAATCACCGTAACCGCTATTACCGTTGCTATATACTAATGTGGGGTTCATTGCGTTGTAGGCATTATAAACGCTGATGTTCCAGGTACGCATGCCGTGTTTGGTTTTCTTATTGAAATTGACTCCGATGTTCAACCGGTGGCTGGGAGGCAGGCGGAAGTTGTTGCGGTGTTCGATATAGTCTTCTTGGCGCACATAGTCTTCGCCCGGACGTAAAGCTCCGGTTACTTCCTCGGGGATGGTACTCGTCCCTCCGGTAGCGAACATCCATGACGCGCCTATGTCGATGCGGTTGTTGAACTTATGATTGACTACAAGGTTGATGTTGTGGCGACGATCATATTTATAGGGAAATCGCACTCCTTGGTTGATGCTTCCTTTGGCAAACTGGCGGTCGCTTTTTGCGAGCGTGTACGACAACCATCCGGTAGTCTTTCCAATTGTCCTCTGTAGCATGAATTCTATTCCCATCGACCTGCCTTTTCCCATCTCGACTTTCTTCTCCCAACCGGAGGAGGAGCCGAAGAAGCTGACTCCGTCTTTGTATTCGACCACGTTGCGCATGTCTTTATAATAGGCTTCCACGGAGAATTCCCATCCACGGATGCCTGTGTAATAGCTTCCTATCGAATATTGGTGTGCCTGCATCGGCTTTATCTCACTGGTCACGGGAACCCACAAGTCGGTAGGCATGGCGATGGGAGTCGATGAAAGCAAGTGTATGTATTGGCTCATCTTGGTATAAGATGCCTTGAATGCCACGTTGCCGTTTAGCTGGTAGCGAGCTGATATGCGGGGTTGTACGGAGAAATAGCTTTTCTTTTGGACATTGAACATGGAGAGATGTGCCCCGATATTTATTCTCAGGCGGGAACCCCATTCAAAGTTGTCTTCTATGTAAGCAGAAAACTCATGTGCCCGTACGGCACTGTTCGAAATGCTGTTATAGAGAGTGTCCTTTTCCAGTTTGCCTCCCTCTTTCTCTTGGATTTTGGATGTGGACACTTCGGGATGAAAGTTGTGGCGTTGGTAACTCAGCCCGAATTTGATGTCGTGAGTAGGGACGGGACTGTAGTCGAAATCCATCTGATAGCTCCAGTCGCGGATGCCGGAGAAATAGTGGGACTGGTAATTGTTTTCGCTGGAAGTTCCGGATTGTGTGGTGCGGGCAAATGTGTTCGACCGGGTGTTCATCTGGTATTTGTTGTAAGCTACGGTCGTATTGCAGAATAGTTTTTGGTTGAAGATGTAGTTCCAGCGTCCGGAAACGATGGTATTGCCCCAGTCGAGCGATAGTTGGTCTTCATTGAAGTTGTTGACTTCCGAAATGTTTGGGTCGGCTCCGCTATGATAAGTAAAGTCCGATTTGTATTTATAAGCATAGTGGTCTTTTCCGTTATAAAAGTTCAGGAACAGACGGCTGCGGTCGGAGAATTTGTGGTTGATTTTGGCGTTGATGTCATAAAAGTAGTAACTCGTCTTATCGTCTTTGGGCATGAAAGGTTTGGCGATTAAATCGAGGTAAGAGCGCCTCCCGGAGATGTTGAAGGATGTCCTGTCTTTTATGATCGGCCCTTCCAGTTGAATCTTGCTTGCCAGAAGGCCGACGCTGAGTGTGCCGTGGTATTTCTTCATATCTCCGTCGTTGGTACGGACGTCCACTACCGACGAGAGCCGTCCACCGAAGCGTGCCGGGAATGAACTTTTGAAGAGAGTAACCTTTTTCACTGCTTCGGGAGTGAAGACGGAAAAAAAACCGAACAGGTGGTCGACATTATAAACAGGCACGCCATCCAGAAGAATAAGGTTCTGATCCGGGCCTCCTCCGCGAACGTAAAGCCCGGCGGAACCTTCCACACCCGCCTGTACGCCCGGCATGAGTTGAATGGTTTTCATGACATCGGCTTCCCCCAATATGCTGGGAGTGTTTTTGATTTGGGCCATCGGGATTTCTATTGCTCCCATCTGTGTGG encodes:
- a CDS encoding DUF2027 domain-containing protein; this encodes MKIGDKVRFLSEVGGGIVKGFQGKEIVLVEDADGFDIPMQVRECVVIETDDYNMVKRPSASPKKVEEPVKPVKPEMPTVQRQPEMRGGDALNVFLAFIPEDVKAISSTPFEAYLVNDSNYYLYYTYLSAEGKAWKNRSHGLIEPNMKFFLEDFTKDALNELERVAVQFIAFKDGRTFSLKPAVSVELRIDTVKFYKLHTFRESDFFEEPALIYDIVVNDVPAKQVYVSAEDIQVALLQKKDADKPKSQPIVKRSNSNGIIEIDLHINELLDDTKGMSNGEILNYQLDKFREVMEKYRSKREQKIVFIHGKGDGVLRKALLDELKRKYATCRYQDASFQEYGFGATLVTIR
- a CDS encoding lysine exporter LysO family protein, translating into MKGSLIIVSFFLLGTLCGLYDLLPPGFTTDNMSYYALCALMFSVGISIGNDPNTLKSFRSLNPRLVLLPVMTILGTLSGCAVVSLFLGHRSAADCMAVGSGFGYYSLSSIFITEYKGAELGTIALLSNIMREIIALLCAPLLVKYFGRLAPISVGGATTMDTTLPIITRCSGQKFVIVSIFHGFIVDFSVPFLVTLFCSI
- a CDS encoding LysO family transporter, which translates into the protein MFTIIGIMLTGMLTGYLLRNKKLSWIHRIITLLIWLLLFLLGIDVGGNQAIIRGLHSIGLEAFIITLAAVAGSTLAAWVLWYFLYIRNKKDNAINPVRHDDANAMNGKEVQS
- a CDS encoding DUF4249 domain-containing protein, translated to MTAKYIFTSILALLLIILCSSCENEIPFNKAAKPPRLIMNAFINADSTNNVLLLNLTGSTVISDVTDATVEVRINDALVESPQPIPFPTGDFRDTQKRFRITSKFNPGDKVRIDARTGDGVHHAWAEVTVPQPPLPITQVDTVTIPVNIYDNYYENKLRFRITFADHPGEKNFYRLVLERRACLEATLDGRIPKDTLVMKQNYKIITREDMVLTDGHPSMSDNDNSMFDQPLNIYGIFDDSRISGQTYTMTVYMDTNNLPYLFWSHTLKREWMDCYVRLLSISETDYQYFKALNVIDSDAYDATLMEPLTFASNVHGGVGIVSISTETSVKLNLSDKAYDSYQ
- a CDS encoding TonB-dependent receptor, with amino-acid sequence MTKHYITGLHIRTLILMWGLLLALQTAHAQKAEARLSFSIRNATLEEFVKRLENSTGFSFIYGEEVKINRRITLNVEQKTLKEILNLAFANEPVSYQISGKHILLQKKKQKPASRKFTISGYVTDEASSETLIGANILESRQRQGTTTNPYGFYSLTLPEGETELAFSYLGYETQRYNIALEKDTLINIRMRDNNQLEEVVIVSNKTEAGVTATQMGAIEIPMAQIKNTPSILGEADVMKTIQLMPGVQAGVEGSAGLYVRGGGPDQNLILLDGVPVYNVDHLFGFFSVFTPEAVKKVTLFKSSFPARFGGRLSSVVDVRTNDGDMKKYHGTLSVGLLASKIQLEGPIIKDRTSFNISGRRSYLDLIAKPFMPKDDKTSYYFYDINAKINHKFSDRSRLFLNFYNGKDHYAYKYKSDFTYHSGADPNISEVNNFNEDQLSLDWGNTIVSGRWNYIFNQKLFCNTTVAYNKYQMNTRSNTFARTTQSGTSSENNYQSHYFSGIRDWSYQMDFDYSPVPTHDIKFGLSYQRHNFHPEVSTSKIQEKEGGKLEKDTLYNSISNSAVRAHEFSAYIEDNFEWGSRLRINIGAHLSMFNVQKKSYFSVQPRISARYQLNGNVAFKASYTKMSQYIHLLSSTPIAMPTDLWVPVTSEIKPMQAHQYSIGSYYTGIRGWEFSVEAYYKDMRNVVEYKDGVSFFGSSSGWEKKVEMGKGRSMGIEFMLQRTIGKTTGWLSYTLAKSDRQFAKGSINQGVRFPYKYDRRHNINLVVNHKFNNRIDIGASWMFATGGTSTIPEEVTGALRPGEDYVRQEDYIEHRNNFRLPPSHRLNIGVNFNKKTKHGMRTWNISVYNAYNAMNPTLVYSNGNSGYGDYVKNQEDGNVYYRYTPRKRKITKLTILPCIPSITYTYKF